One genomic window of bacterium includes the following:
- a CDS encoding phosphoglycerate kinase, whose protein sequence is MKKTVRDIDVSGRRVLVRCDFNVPMEGGRITDDRRIRESLPTIQYLLERGARVILASHFGRPKGRADQAFTLAPVAERLGTLLERPVPLLPDCVGPAVEDAVARLVAGDVVLLENLRFHAEEEANDPAFAAQLAGLADLYVNDAFGTAHRAHASTAGVAAHLPAVTGLLLEKELAHLGQALDSPIRPFVAILGGKKVSDKIGVIRHLLDRADTLLVGGGMAYTFLRAQGREIGASICEQDSLGLAADLLAEAARRGVGFELPVDVVVATAVEAGADHQVVDAAAIPPGWAGVDIGPRTAALFAGIVRGAGTVLWNGPMGVFEIPAFAGGTRAVAEAMADSSAVTVVGGGDTAAAVEAFGLAGRMTHISTGGGASLEFLEGRELPGIAVLQDA, encoded by the coding sequence ATGAAGAAGACGGTGCGTGACATCGATGTGTCCGGGCGGCGCGTGCTGGTGCGCTGCGACTTCAACGTTCCGATGGAGGGCGGCCGGATCACCGACGACCGCCGGATTCGCGAATCGCTGCCGACCATACAATACCTTCTCGAGCGCGGCGCGCGTGTGATCCTGGCCTCCCACTTTGGGCGGCCCAAGGGACGCGCAGACCAGGCCTTCACCCTGGCGCCGGTCGCCGAACGCCTCGGGACGCTGCTGGAACGGCCCGTCCCGCTGCTGCCGGACTGCGTCGGGCCTGCGGTTGAGGACGCGGTCGCGCGCTTGGTCGCGGGCGACGTGGTCCTGCTCGAGAACCTGAGGTTCCACGCGGAAGAGGAAGCCAACGATCCGGCTTTCGCCGCTCAACTCGCGGGTCTGGCCGACCTGTACGTGAACGATGCTTTCGGGACCGCCCACCGGGCGCACGCCTCTACGGCCGGCGTTGCCGCGCACCTGCCTGCGGTGACCGGGCTGCTGCTGGAGAAAGAGTTGGCGCACCTCGGCCAGGCGCTGGACTCGCCGATCCGGCCGTTCGTCGCCATCCTGGGCGGGAAGAAGGTGTCCGACAAGATCGGGGTGATACGGCACCTGCTGGATCGCGCGGACACGCTGCTGGTGGGTGGAGGGATGGCGTACACTTTCCTGCGCGCGCAGGGCCGTGAGATCGGCGCCTCGATCTGCGAGCAGGACTCCCTGGGGCTCGCCGCCGATCTGCTGGCCGAAGCCGCCCGCAGAGGAGTGGGGTTTGAGCTTCCCGTGGACGTGGTGGTGGCAACGGCGGTGGAGGCCGGCGCCGACCACCAGGTGGTGGATGCCGCCGCAATTCCCCCGGGCTGGGCAGGCGTGGACATCGGCCCCAGGACCGCCGCGCTGTTCGCCGGCATCGTCCGGGGCGCCGGCACGGTCCTATGGAACGGCCCGATGGGTGTCTTCGAGATCCCCGCGTTCGCCGGCGGCACGCGGGCCGTGGCCGAGGCCATGGCGGACTCCTCCGCGGTCACGGTGGTGGGAGGCGGCGACACCGCGGCCGCTGTCGAGGCGTTCGGTCTGGCCGGCCGCATGACCCACATCTCCACCGGCGGCGGGGCGTCGCTCGAGTTCCTGGAGGGCCGGGAGCTGCCGGGAATCGCGGTGCTGCAGGATGCGTAG
- a CDS encoding OsmC family protein, with amino-acid sequence MNISVSWTPEMRFDATAPEGTHFAMDAHREFGGSGAGPTPMETVLAALAGCTGMDVVSILKKMRAPLEALTIEVSSERAADHPKVFTAIHLRYRASGAGLQKEQVEKAASLSEERYCSVAAMLRHAARITYEVIVEDTSPTA; translated from the coding sequence ATGAACATTTCAGTTTCGTGGACTCCCGAGATGCGGTTCGATGCCACCGCGCCGGAGGGCACGCACTTCGCAATGGACGCGCACCGCGAGTTCGGCGGGAGTGGGGCAGGACCGACTCCGATGGAGACGGTGCTGGCCGCCCTGGCCGGCTGCACCGGCATGGACGTGGTCTCGATTCTCAAGAAGATGCGCGCGCCCCTTGAGGCGCTGACGATCGAGGTGAGCTCGGAGCGCGCCGCTGACCATCCCAAGGTGTTCACGGCGATCCACCTGCGCTACCGTGCCTCCGGGGCCGGACTGCAGAAGGAGCAGGTCGAGAAGGCGGCAAGTCTCTCGGAGGAGCGGTACTGCTCGGTGGCGGCGATGCTGCGGCACGCGGCGCGCATCACCTACGAGGTGATCGTGGAGGATACTTCCCCTACCGCATAG
- the secG gene encoding preprotein translocase subunit SecG, which yields MNDTLVIVHIIVSLSLVGIILLQGPKGEGLGAIGGSARMFHGPRPRESLMTRVTAAASILFVLTGGILSFWR from the coding sequence TTGAACGACACCCTGGTCATTGTTCACATCATTGTTTCGCTGTCCCTGGTGGGGATCATCCTGCTCCAGGGACCGAAGGGTGAGGGGTTGGGTGCCATCGGCGGGAGCGCCCGCATGTTCCATGGCCCCCGGCCGCGTGAGTCGCTGATGACCCGTGTCACGGCCGCGGCCTCCATACTGTTCGTGCTGACAGGAGGCATTCTGTCCTTCTGGCGCTAG
- the tpiA gene encoding triose-phosphate isomerase has product MRTPLIAGNWKMHATVGEARDLATAVASGLADIAAVDVVVCPPFTALAEVGRVLGGSPVELGAQDLHWESKGAYTGEISAAMLWDLGCTYVIVGHSERRRLLGEEDEAVGRKVAAAASGELIPILCVGESLDEREAGRTERIIQTQARIGTLGLASEQAAQIVVAYEPVWAIGTGVPATGAEADRIARLLREWLGEWFGDAASGIRILYGGSVTPETIGEFVNQPDVDGALVGGASLNAGTFSAIVRAVAI; this is encoded by the coding sequence ATGCGCACGCCGCTCATAGCCGGCAATTGGAAGATGCACGCGACCGTGGGCGAGGCGCGCGACCTGGCCACGGCGGTGGCGTCCGGTCTGGCCGATATCGCCGCCGTGGACGTGGTCGTCTGCCCTCCGTTCACGGCGCTGGCCGAGGTCGGCCGCGTGCTTGGTGGATCGCCGGTCGAGCTCGGCGCTCAGGATCTGCACTGGGAGTCCAAGGGCGCCTACACGGGCGAGATCTCCGCGGCGATGCTCTGGGACCTGGGGTGTACCTATGTTATCGTGGGGCACTCGGAGCGCCGGCGGCTGCTGGGCGAGGAGGATGAGGCGGTGGGTCGGAAGGTGGCGGCGGCCGCCTCCGGCGAGCTCATCCCGATCCTCTGCGTTGGGGAGTCGCTGGACGAGCGAGAGGCCGGCCGGACCGAGCGGATCATCCAGACCCAGGCCCGAATAGGGACGCTGGGCCTGGCGAGTGAACAGGCGGCTCAGATAGTTGTGGCCTACGAACCGGTGTGGGCCATTGGAACCGGCGTTCCTGCCACCGGCGCCGAGGCCGACCGCATCGCGCGGCTGCTGCGGGAGTGGTTAGGTGAGTGGTTCGGTGATGCCGCCTCAGGCATACGCATTCTCTACGGCGGCAGCGTCACGCCAGAGACGATAGGCGAGTTTGTAAACCAGCCCGATGTGGACGGCGCGCTGGTGGGAGGCGCCAGCCTCAACGCGGGCACTTTTTCGGCGATCGTGCGGGCGGTCGCAATCTGA
- a CDS encoding DUF1290 domain-containing protein: MWLPIIGLVLGVALGFLFSVQIPLGYVKYTAIAILAAIDTTLGGLRAQLEDRFDLMIFLTGFVVNASFAALLAGIGDLLGLDIYLGAVIAFSIRIFDNIGFIRRDLIARHTKGGR, from the coding sequence ATGTGGCTGCCGATCATCGGACTGGTTCTGGGTGTCGCCCTGGGATTTCTGTTCTCGGTGCAGATCCCGCTGGGGTATGTCAAGTACACCGCGATCGCAATTCTCGCGGCGATAGACACCACCCTGGGCGGGCTGCGGGCGCAACTGGAAGACCGGTTCGACCTCATGATCTTCCTCACGGGGTTCGTGGTCAACGCCTCGTTCGCAGCGCTGTTGGCCGGGATCGGCGACCTCCTGGGGCTGGACATCTACCTGGGCGCGGTAATCGCGTTCAGCATCCGGATCTTCGACAACATCGGGTTCATCCGGCGTGATCTTATTGCACGTCACACGAAAGGTGGGAGATAG
- the gap gene encoding type I glyceraldehyde-3-phosphate dehydrogenase, which yields MTVRIGINGFGRIGRLALRAMRERYPDQVQVVAINDIADLETNAHLFKYDSNYGTYPGAVGARDGKLVVDGGEIAVFAERDPAAIPWSQAGAEVVIESTGRFTAADKSRGHLQGGAKKVIISAPGKGEDIMINMGVNHELYDPKQHAIISNGSCTTNGLSVTAKVLSRRFGIKRGFMTTVHSYTNTQRILDVVSDDLREARAAALNIIPTSTGAAKAIFLVLPELKGKLTGIALRVPTPTVSVVDLVVELEKPTTAEALNAAFKQAADGEMKGYLGYSEVPLVSMDFKGDSRSGIVDGPLTMVMGDTLAKVMTWYDNEWGYACRIADLVHYMAERGL from the coding sequence ATGACAGTCCGCATTGGCATCAACGGGTTCGGCCGCATCGGCCGTCTGGCGCTTCGGGCGATGCGCGAGCGGTATCCCGACCAGGTTCAGGTGGTGGCGATCAACGACATCGCCGACCTGGAAACGAACGCACACCTTTTCAAGTACGACTCGAACTACGGCACCTATCCCGGAGCGGTGGGGGCACGCGACGGCAAGCTGGTAGTGGACGGAGGCGAGATCGCGGTGTTCGCCGAGCGCGACCCGGCCGCGATCCCGTGGTCGCAGGCGGGCGCCGAGGTCGTGATCGAGTCCACCGGCCGCTTCACCGCCGCCGACAAGTCGCGGGGGCATCTGCAGGGCGGGGCCAAGAAGGTCATCATCAGCGCCCCGGGCAAGGGTGAGGACATCATGATCAATATGGGCGTCAACCACGAGCTCTACGACCCCAAGCAGCACGCAATCATCAGCAACGGCTCGTGCACCACCAACGGGCTCTCTGTCACCGCCAAGGTTCTCAGCCGCCGGTTCGGGATTAAGCGGGGATTCATGACCACGGTCCACTCGTACACCAACACCCAGCGCATCCTGGACGTGGTCAGCGACGACCTGCGCGAGGCGAGGGCGGCGGCGCTGAACATCATCCCCACGAGCACCGGCGCCGCCAAGGCGATCTTCCTGGTGCTGCCGGAGCTGAAAGGGAAACTGACGGGAATCGCGCTGCGCGTCCCCACGCCCACCGTGTCCGTCGTGGACCTGGTTGTGGAGCTGGAGAAGCCGACCACCGCAGAGGCGCTCAACGCCGCCTTCAAGCAGGCGGCCGACGGCGAGATGAAGGGCTACCTCGGGTACAGCGAGGTCCCGCTGGTCTCCATGGATTTCAAGGGCGATTCGCGATCGGGCATCGTGGACGGCCCGCTGACCATGGTGATGGGCGACACCCTGGCCAAGGTCATGACGTGGTACGACAACGAGTGGGGGTACGCGTGCCGGATCGCCGACCTGGTGCACTACATGGCGGAGCGCGGCCTGTAG